In one window of Desulfuromonas sp. DNA:
- a CDS encoding UvrD-helicase domain-containing protein, translated as MDLNLLNPQQRAAVCHCEGPLLVFAGAGSGKTRVITCRIGYLLRHHGVEAGRILAVTFTNKAAREMHERVKEEVGRRAVKGMVISTFHSLCVRILKEEIERLGYKKNFSIYGTADQVRLIRDILQELGKDGQRGDAERVLWLISDAKNRLQGPGDFSSAGGGADQPLAAETYARYQKALKAYNALDFDDLLMLAVRLFREHPEVLTKYQERFRYIMVDEYQDTNAAQYELLCLLAEGHRNLCVVGDDDQSIYGWRGAEPENILKFEGDFPGTTVVKLEQNYRSTGNILAAANAVIRKNKKRKEKALWTAGGEGRCIEYLRCDDEEDEARTVVERIHAERFRNDLACRDFAILYRTNTQSRAFEEQLRYENVPYVLIGGQQFFDRKEVKDALAYLRVLVNSRDEVNLLRILNYPRRGIGETTADRLIRHSSEAETPLWEVLRNPSAVEDLGAKPCEAIVAFVELMERYRRRFSRTPSLAVAARDLFGEIRLEDEIFRGAEDPTRARRRLDNLEEVVNALASFEEREGSPTLEGFLGKVSLLDDEGPGRGDKDSKLAQDAVTLMSLHSSKGLEFPVVFLAGMEEGFLPHRKSIEETFDIDEERRLCYVGITRARRHLLLLNAAQRKKYGKPHPRVPSRFMEEIPAELLDEQGSTARPPASEEEQEEQANSFFSGIKALLGD; from the coding sequence ATGGATTTGAACCTGTTGAATCCCCAGCAGCGGGCCGCCGTTTGCCATTGCGAAGGGCCCCTGCTGGTTTTCGCCGGCGCCGGCTCGGGCAAGACCCGGGTCATCACCTGCCGCATCGGGTACCTGCTCCGGCATCACGGGGTGGAGGCGGGCCGGATCCTCGCCGTGACTTTTACCAACAAGGCGGCCCGCGAAATGCACGAGCGGGTCAAGGAGGAGGTCGGGCGCAGGGCCGTCAAGGGGATGGTCATCAGCACCTTCCACTCCCTGTGCGTACGCATCCTCAAGGAGGAGATCGAGCGGCTGGGCTACAAGAAAAATTTCTCCATCTACGGCACCGCCGATCAGGTGCGCCTGATCAGGGACATCCTCCAGGAACTGGGAAAGGACGGACAGCGGGGCGACGCCGAGCGGGTCCTGTGGCTGATCTCCGACGCCAAGAACCGCCTGCAGGGACCCGGCGACTTTTCGTCCGCAGGGGGGGGGGCGGACCAGCCGCTGGCGGCCGAGACCTACGCTCGCTACCAGAAGGCCCTCAAGGCCTACAACGCCCTCGACTTCGACGACCTGCTCATGCTGGCGGTGCGCCTGTTTCGCGAGCACCCCGAGGTGCTGACCAAGTACCAGGAGCGCTTCCGCTACATCATGGTGGACGAGTACCAGGACACCAACGCCGCCCAGTACGAGCTCCTGTGTCTCCTGGCCGAGGGGCACCGCAACCTCTGCGTGGTGGGGGACGACGATCAGTCGATCTACGGCTGGCGAGGCGCCGAGCCGGAGAACATCCTCAAGTTCGAGGGGGATTTTCCGGGCACCACGGTGGTCAAGCTGGAGCAGAACTACCGCTCCACGGGCAACATTCTGGCTGCGGCCAACGCCGTGATCCGGAAAAACAAGAAGCGCAAGGAGAAGGCCCTGTGGACCGCCGGGGGCGAGGGACGCTGCATCGAGTACCTGCGCTGCGACGACGAGGAGGACGAGGCGCGCACGGTGGTGGAGCGCATACATGCCGAGCGCTTTCGGAACGATCTTGCCTGCCGCGACTTCGCCATCCTCTACCGGACCAACACCCAGTCCCGGGCCTTCGAGGAGCAGCTGCGCTACGAGAATGTTCCCTACGTCCTTATCGGCGGGCAGCAGTTCTTCGACCGCAAGGAGGTCAAGGACGCCCTGGCCTATCTGCGGGTGCTGGTTAATTCCCGCGACGAGGTGAACCTGTTGCGTATCCTCAACTACCCCCGGCGGGGCATTGGGGAGACCACCGCCGACCGCTTGATCCGCCATTCGAGCGAGGCCGAAACCCCGCTCTGGGAGGTTCTCCGGAACCCCTCCGCGGTGGAGGACCTCGGAGCCAAGCCGTGCGAGGCCATCGTCGCCTTCGTGGAGCTCATGGAGCGCTATCGGCGACGCTTCTCCCGGACGCCTTCTCTGGCGGTGGCCGCCCGGGACCTGTTCGGCGAGATCCGACTCGAGGACGAGATCTTCCGGGGGGCCGAGGACCCGACCCGGGCCCGGCGGCGCCTCGACAACCTGGAGGAGGTGGTCAACGCTCTCGCCTCCTTCGAGGAGCGCGAAGGCAGCCCGACCCTGGAGGGCTTTCTGGGCAAGGTCTCCCTGCTTGACGACGAGGGTCCGGGCCGCGGCGACAAGGACAGCAAGCTGGCCCAGGACGCGGTGACCCTGATGAGCCTCCATTCCAGCAAGGGGCTCGAGTTCCCGGTTGTCTTCCTGGCCGGGATGGAGGAGGGCTTCCTGCCCCACCGCAAGTCGATCGAGGAGACCTTCGACATCGACGAGGAGCGGCGCCTTTGCTACGTCGGGATCACCCGCGCCCGGCGCCACCTGCTGCTTCTCAACGCCGCCCAGCGCAAAAAGTACGGCAAACCGCACCCCCGAGTCCCGAGCCGCTTTATGGAGGAGATCCCCGCCGAACTGCTCGACGAGCAGGGCAGCACCGCCCGGCCTCCGGCCAGCGAGGAGGAGCAGGAAGAGCAGGCGAACAGCTTCTTCTCCGGGATCAAGGCCCTGCTGGGGGACTAG
- a CDS encoding cytochrome C — protein MLKRILLLVTILPLGLGLLAACAKLQGGHEFPARHPVEMEEGRPVCTECHEARGERVPYGRFNHTVLWADNHRQAAYQGERTCNLCHSTSFCNDCHATRVELKPSLKDQTGNFRRMPHRGDYLSRHRIDGRIDPTSCFRCNGNPKSSRTCVSCHG, from the coding sequence ATGTTGAAACGAATTTTGCTGTTGGTGACGATTCTGCCTCTTGGCCTCGGCCTGCTCGCGGCCTGCGCCAAGCTGCAGGGGGGGCATGAATTTCCGGCACGCCATCCGGTGGAAATGGAGGAAGGTCGGCCGGTCTGCACCGAGTGCCATGAGGCCCGGGGAGAGCGGGTCCCTTACGGGCGGTTCAACCACACGGTCCTCTGGGCCGATAACCACCGTCAGGCGGCCTACCAGGGGGAGCGAACCTGCAACCTGTGCCACTCTACCAGTTTCTGCAACGACTGCCATGCCACCCGGGTCGAGCTGAAGCCTTCCCTGAAGGACCAGACGGGGAACTTCCGTCGCATGCCCCACCGCGGCGATTACCTCTCCCGTCACCGGATCGACGGGCGGATTGACCCCACCTCCTGTTTCCGCTGCAACGGCAATCCCAAGTCGTCCCGAACCTGCGTTTCCTGCCATGGCTAG
- a CDS encoding CxxxxCH/CxxCH domain-containing protein: protein MLRRTVPLLLVILGTLCSGCSDGNSSAPLVSQAHPDGWLAAHPAAAFQDPGSCALCHKTDGPDTGGEFDNPSCFSANYTREDGTTVGCHPDGPGQGGVPHPVGDAWLLPSGHVEAARTNSDPCLGCHVELGIEPACADCHTAGDPLVVGDCASCHNAPPDSLAPAGDVGPNREGAHAGHDALVGVTGVCDTCHQGAGTGSVDHYDEFEPADVAFPATYDANAGPATYSAGSGSCAGLSCHGGQATPAWLDGALEVDAECEACHAFGDAEPNSFESGEHDFHVPFVVCATCHDPARLAEPTPPVPNHFSGLDTPAFEQDPADTININMNYNGESCFIPSPAPPGLTVCHPGQTRDWD from the coding sequence ATGCTTAGACGAACAGTACCACTGCTACTGGTGATTCTCGGGACCCTTTGCAGCGGGTGTTCCGACGGGAATTCGAGCGCCCCGCTGGTGAGCCAGGCCCACCCCGACGGATGGCTTGCGGCGCACCCGGCTGCGGCCTTCCAGGACCCGGGCAGCTGCGCCCTGTGCCACAAGACCGACGGGCCCGACACCGGGGGGGAGTTCGATAATCCGAGCTGTTTCTCCGCCAACTACACCCGCGAGGACGGCACCACCGTCGGCTGCCATCCAGACGGGCCGGGCCAGGGCGGGGTCCCCCATCCCGTGGGGGACGCCTGGCTGTTGCCCAGCGGCCACGTCGAGGCCGCCCGGACCAATTCCGACCCCTGTCTGGGTTGCCACGTCGAGCTCGGCATCGAGCCGGCCTGCGCCGACTGCCACACGGCCGGCGACCCCCTCGTCGTGGGGGACTGCGCCTCCTGTCACAATGCGCCGCCCGACAGCCTCGCCCCGGCGGGGGACGTCGGCCCCAACCGGGAGGGTGCCCACGCCGGGCACGACGCCCTGGTGGGGGTCACGGGGGTCTGCGACACCTGTCACCAGGGGGCCGGGACCGGCAGCGTCGACCACTATGACGAGTTCGAGCCTGCGGACGTCGCCTTCCCCGCGACCTACGACGCCAACGCCGGTCCGGCGACCTATTCCGCCGGCAGCGGCAGTTGCGCCGGCCTCAGCTGCCACGGTGGCCAGGCCACCCCTGCCTGGCTGGATGGCGCCCTCGAGGTCGATGCCGAATGCGAAGCGTGCCATGCCTTCGGCGACGCAGAGCCCAACAGCTTCGAATCGGGGGAGCACGACTTCCATGTCCCCTTCGTCGTCTGCGCCACCTGCCACGATCCGGCCCGACTGGCCGAGCCGACGCCACCGGTGCCCAACCATTTCAGCGGGCTGGACACGCCGGCTTTCGAGCAGGACCCGGCCGACACCATAAACATAAATATGAACTACAACGGCGAATCGTGCTTCATCCCCTCGCCCGCGCCTCCCGGATTGACCGTCTGCCATCCCGGACAGACCCGGGACTGGGACTAG